A genomic stretch from Erigeron canadensis isolate Cc75 chromosome 9, C_canadensis_v1, whole genome shotgun sequence includes:
- the LOC122584002 gene encoding ADP,ATP carrier protein 1, mitochondrial: MMIDRSQHPSVSQKLGLYGASMTHVRASGVQQPQAYQRQFQYGNYSSAAFQFPTQASAELSMIVPKMSPICVQAPSEKGLQGFAIDFLMGGVSAAVSKTAAAPIERVKLLIQNQGEMLKSGRLSEPYKGIGDCFARTIKDEGFGSLWRGNTANVIRYFPTQALNFAFKDYFKSLFNFKKDRDGYWKWFAGNLGSGGAAGASSLLFVYSLDYARTRLANDNKSAKKGGERQYNGLVDVYKKTLATDGIAGLYRGFNISCVGIIVYRGLYFGLYDSLKPVILTGKMQDSFFASFALGWVITNGAGLASYPIDTVRRRMMMTSGEAVKYKSSFDAFSQILKNEGAKSLFKGAGANILRAIAGAGVLSGYDKLQLLVFGKKYGSGGG, from the exons ATGATGATCGATCGTTCACAACACCCTAGTGTTTCTCAGAAGCTAGGTCTCTATGGAGCTAGCATGACCCATGTTCGCGCTAGTGGTGTTCAGCAACCACAAGCCTACCAGAGGCAGTTCCAATATGGAAATTACTCAAGTGCTGCATTCCAATTCCCAACTCAAGCTTCAGCCGAGCTTTCCATGATCGTGCCAAAAATGTCGCCAATCTGTGTTCAAGCCCCATCCGAGAAAGGTCTTCAAGGATTTGCCATTGATTTTCTCATGGGTGGTGTCTCTGCTGCTGTGTCAAAGACAGCTGCTGCCCCCATTGAGCGTGTCAAACTTCTGATCCAGAATCAGGGTGAGATGCTCAAGTCTGGCAGACTTTCTGAACCATACAAAGGTATTGGTGATTGTTTTGCCCGAACAATCAAGGATGAAGGGTTCGGTTCTCTCTGGAGAGGAAACACTGCTAATGTCATCCGTTACTTCCCAACTCAG GCCTTGAACTTTGCCTTTAAGGATTACTTCAAGTCTCTTTTCAACTTCAAGAAGGACAGAGACGGTTACTGGAAGTGGTTTGCTGGAAACTTGGGATCTGGAGGTGCAGCTGGTGCTTCTTCACTTCtttttgtgtactctcttgaTTATGCCAGAACCCGTTTGGCTAATGACAACAAGTCTGCAAAGAAGGGAGGAGAGAGACAGTATAATGGTTTGGTTGATGTGTACAAGAAGACACTGGCAACTGATGGTATTGCTGGACTTTACCGTGGTTTCAACATTTCATGTGTTGGAATCATTGTGTATCGTGGTTTGTACTTCGGTTTGTATGATTCTTTGAAGCCAGTCATTCTTACCGGAAAGATGCAG gaTAGTTTCTTTGCTAGTTTTGCTCTTGGGTGGGTCATCACCAATGGTGCTGGACTTGCATCATACCCCATTGATACCGTCCGTAGAAGAATGATGATGACGTCTGGTGAGGCTGTTAAGTACAAGAGTTCCTTTGATGCATTCTCTCAGATCTTGAAGAACGAGGGAGCAAAGTCACTCTTCAAGGGTGCTGGTGCTAACATCCTTCGTGCCATTGCTGGTGCTGGTGTGCTTTCTGGTTACGACAAACTGCAGTTACTCGTCTTCGGTAAGAAGTACGGTTCAGGCGGCGGCTAA